The segment AACGCGGCCAAGTACGGCCTCCAGGGCTTCGACTTCACGAAGCACGACATCGACATCAACATCACCCCGGCGGGCAAGGTGGACGGCCCGTCGGCCGGCGGCCTGATGGTCACGGCGATCATCAGCGCGCTCACGGGACGCTCCGTCACCCCCGGCCTGGCGATGACCGGCGAGATCACGATGCGCGGCGACATCCTGCCGATCGGCGGCCTCAAGCAGAAGGTCATGGCGGCGCACCGCATGGGCTACACCGAGGTGATCTTCCCCTTCGCCAACCTCAAGGACATCGAGGACATCCCGAAGGAGGTCCGCGACGGCATCAAGCTCAAGGCCGTGAAGACCTACGACGAGATCTACCCGGACGCGATCGTCCCGGAGAAGGCGGCGAAGCGGACGAAGCCGTCGGCGTGACCCGGGGATGATACGACAGTACTGACGAACCCGCCATAGAACCACTTGCCCGGCGGCGGTTTCGGGTTATCCTTCCGCCGTGAGCGAGCGTCCCGCGGGAATCATCAAGATCGCGCTGATCGAGCCGCAGGCGAGCGGCGTCGCCCGGATCAAGGAGCTGGTGAAGACCGGCGGGATCCCCGCCGAGGTCGCCGACGCCATGTCCGCCGAGACCCCGCACCTCGAGAGCGCGGAGATCATCCTCCTGGGGCTCCACGGGTTCGACGAGCCGGAAAGGGACGCCATCGCGCGCCTGCATGCCGGATTCCCGGACGCCCCTTTGATCGTGCTCCTGCATCCCGGAGCGGCCTCCCGGGCCGGAGAAGCGGTGAGGCTCGGCGCGCAGCACGCGATCCTCGACGACGAGCTGACTCCCGCGAAGCTGTCGTCCCTGGTCCGGTATTACGCCGACTACGCGCGCGACCGGCCGGACCCCGCGACCGCCTGACCAGCCCTGACATATCCTGACTAGGCGGTGCTTGAATGTCAGCGCGGAACGCTTATGCTATCGGCATGAACGCCATGAATGACGGGTCGATCAAGATCTCTCTCATCGAGCCGGTCGCCGGAGACGTCGCCTGGATCTCGGAACTGGCGCGGTCGGGTGACGCCTCCGTCGACGTCACCGATGAGATCGCGGCCGAGCGCCCGGACATCGCCGGCGCGGAGATCATCCTTCTCGGGCTTCAGGACCTCGGCGAAGTGGAGATCGAGGCTTTGACGCGCCTTCACGCCGGATTCCCCGAGACGCCCCTGATCGTGCTGGCGGGCCCCGGCGTCGCGGGCCGGGCCGGAGAAGCGGTCGGCTTCGGGGCCCAGCACGTCCTCCTCAAGAGCGAGCTGACCCCGTCCAAGCTCTCGTCGGCGCTGCGCTACTACCTCCGTTACGCGCCCGGCGAATTGACCCATACGGCCTAAACGGCCTAGGCACTCGGCCCATTCCTATAATAGGGCCCTTTTCCCCGCCCCCCCGGCCCCATTGGCCCCCGCGCGCCCGTCACGCCGCGACTACAATAAACACATGAAAACGATGAATCGCCGCCGTTCGACCGTCCTGTCGCGCGCCCTGCTCGCCGCTTTCCTCGTCACCCTTCCGGGAAGCCGCGACGCCTTCGCGCAGGCTCTCACCAAGGTCGCAGCGACGGCGGCCGGCACGAGCGTCCCCGGCGCCGCCGGCGCCGCGCTCGGCGGCCTCTCCGCCGCTCCCGGTCTATCGGCGACCGCGTCTCCCGCGAGCCTCGCCCTCACCCCTCTCGCCGCTCCCGGCGCCCTGACGCCGGCGGCTCTCCTCGCGCCCGCCGCGCTCAAGCCGGCCTCCGGCCTCGTGCCCGCCGCGCCGGCCAAGGGCGAGCCGGTCGCCGCCAAGGCCGCGCTCCTGGGCGCCGCGATCCAGGCCAAGGCCTTGAACGCCCCCGCGCTCTCCGCCGGCGCGTCCAAGTCCGCCGCCGCCGCCGCGTTCGAGGGCGGCGAACAGAAGCGCCCGGGCGGCGAGGTCTCCGGCGTGCCCTCCGCGCTGACCCCGCGCCGCTCCGCCGCCTCGGCGGAGCTCGAGCCGGCCCAGCCGACCCGCGCGCAGGTCGAGGCGATGCGCGACGCGCTCGTCGCGGGCGTCAAGCCCGGCGAGGCGCTCGACCGCGCGACGATCGGCCAGCTCGCCGCGGGCGCCGGCGTCCCGGCCGCTCAGGGGCTGCTCGCGGTCGACAAGCTCGCGGAGGAGAGCCAGCTCGTCCGCCTGTCGGCCGGCGTCTACATCTTCAGCAAGGCCGTGCAGCGCGACAGTTCGCGGCTGCAGGACCCGATGATGGACAAAGCCAACTCCAAGACGATCGACGGCATCGACCTGCTCAACGACCGGGGCGTCAATTCCCGCGCGCGCGCCATGGCCTCCCTCGGCGAGGCGCTGCGCCTGCTCGCGGCCGTCGGCGACGAGGAGGCCCGCGCCGAGGTGGCCGTCCTCTACAAGAACGCCGCGATCGAGCTCACGCACGACACGCTCGCCGAGTACG is part of the Elusimicrobiota bacterium genome and harbors:
- a CDS encoding response regulator transcription factor; translation: MNAMNDGSIKISLIEPVAGDVAWISELARSGDASVDVTDEIAAERPDIAGAEIILLGLQDLGEVEIEALTRLHAGFPETPLIVLAGPGVAGRAGEAVGFGAQHVLLKSELTPSKLSSALRYYLRYAPGELTHTA
- a CDS encoding ATP-dependent Clp protease ATP-binding subunit, whose product is MKTMNRRRSTVLSRALLAAFLVTLPGSRDAFAQALTKVAATAAGTSVPGAAGAALGGLSAAPGLSATASPASLALTPLAAPGALTPAALLAPAALKPASGLVPAAPAKGEPVAAKAALLGAAIQAKALNAPALSAGASKSAAAAAFEGGEQKRPGGEVSGVPSALTPRRSAASAELEPAQPTRAQVEAMRDALVAGVKPGEALDRATIGQLAAGAGVPAAQGLLAVDKLAEESQLVRLSAGVYIFSKAVQRDSSRLQDPMMDKANSKTIDGIDLLNDRGVNSRARAMASLGEALRLLAAVGDEEARAEVAVLYKNAAIELTHDTLAEYDRNLAAKPVTPVVKTTRENLALLQSQLKGRFYAVGKADPAPLLAANQAWLAETFGQLALSEKAASDPKGAATAAGWALFQAFHKGAPLPDDGVKPAPLAERRRSLFPLIEKNDDSYKALNTYGSNVTRAAVEGKLPPMIGRKAELRQIVKTLLRVEKNNPLIIGEKGVGKTAIANGLAQMIVDGEIPELEGVNIIKLDLTKVVAGTKYRGEFEERMVKILDEARASKGKVRLFIDEIHMLVGAGGASGSQDAANILKEALADGTISVIGATTMEEYRKIEKDGALARRFNAVKLPAPTKDEAEAIVE